Proteins from one Coleofasciculus chthonoplastes PCC 7420 genomic window:
- a CDS encoding CHAT domain-containing protein translates to MSHGWQFWRRFIGLSLASLVFCISFHPWSTGQAEPATEIQQQQLLTPASEKQLVSKGIASYQIGEFSQAINLWEQALPQITDENDRAIVHNNLALAYRQTGELAQAIAHWEKAIQIYQASPDAENQKRIAGLLTEQAQAYNDLGQHPRAITLLESAIELATKYQDSLAEAAAQGALGNAHWSLGNYDQAISAHKQSLKIARALNNNSFIATALNNVGNVYVSRASRSSYQAQVAELEGDVEQATRLTQEALQDWTQARLFFEQSLETAQALGSLTEIKALMNLNRWLISRHSATVADNSAEPLSEGDRAFLQSNWQRVRELLPGIPDSRQKAYTLIHLAESFQQIESEASIQESIQLLTQALTVAQKIGDAKAQSFALGSLGQVYESAGDYSTAMNLTRQAEFSAQQIQSFDSLYRWQWQAGRMLKARGNIASAISAYEGAIATLQNIRGDLVTNKELQLDFREQVEPIYRELIDLLLNASSRDLSEVNSQETVSPLKEVLDIVELLKLAELENFFGDECVQVAKDKAQNEQGLADANAAVIYSIILNDRTEMILRSPNGSLKNYPIPISKEEMEAEIEQLRYFLELRTTEQYIPQAQKIYNRLIRPMEADLAVMQPKTLVFINDGVLRQIPMSALHDGQNFLIEKYPIAITPSLSLTTSQPLDHNQLRALSLGLTVAKPPFAPLTNVEAELNVVEEILGGTELIDQEFTFSNLQDKLRRKNFPVVHMATHGKFGVDSQSTFILGYDQQISIEELDNLLRSRGRREAVKLLTLSACQTATGNNRSALGIAGVAVRAGVESAVATLWYINDEATVPLIAEFYRQLRQPDITRAEALRQAQLKMISNVNYNHPAVWSPFILIGNWS, encoded by the coding sequence ATGTCCCACGGTTGGCAGTTTTGGCGTCGATTTATTGGATTATCCTTAGCCAGCCTTGTCTTTTGTATCAGCTTTCATCCCTGGTCCACTGGGCAAGCCGAACCCGCCACAGAAATTCAACAGCAGCAATTGCTCACACCGGCTTCTGAAAAACAGCTCGTGTCCAAGGGAATTGCATCCTATCAAATCGGAGAATTTTCCCAAGCCATTAACTTATGGGAACAAGCCTTACCTCAAATTACCGACGAAAATGATCGAGCAATTGTTCACAATAACCTGGCTTTAGCCTATCGGCAAACGGGAGAATTGGCTCAGGCGATCGCACACTGGGAAAAGGCGATCCAAATTTACCAGGCTTCACCGGATGCCGAAAACCAGAAACGGATCGCTGGGCTATTGACCGAACAAGCCCAAGCTTACAATGATTTGGGACAACATCCGCGAGCGATTACCCTCTTAGAGTCAGCCATTGAACTCGCCACTAAATACCAAGATTCCTTAGCAGAAGCTGCCGCTCAAGGCGCTTTAGGCAATGCCCACTGGAGTTTAGGCAACTATGATCAGGCGATTTCTGCCCACAAACAGAGCCTCAAAATTGCCCGCGCATTGAATAATAACAGTTTTATCGCTACGGCTTTAAATAACGTGGGGAATGTTTATGTCAGCAGAGCCAGCCGATCCAGTTATCAGGCGCAGGTGGCTGAGTTAGAAGGAGATGTTGAACAGGCGACGCGCTTAACCCAAGAGGCGCTTCAGGATTGGACGCAAGCCAGACTATTCTTTGAGCAAAGTCTGGAAACGGCGCAAGCTTTAGGAAGTTTGACCGAAATTAAAGCTTTAATGAATTTAAATCGCTGGCTGATTAGTCGTCATTCCGCCACTGTCGCCGATAACTCAGCCGAACCCTTGAGTGAGGGCGATCGGGCATTTCTCCAGAGCAATTGGCAACGAGTCAGAGAACTCCTCCCTGGAATACCTGATTCACGACAGAAAGCCTATACCCTGATTCACCTAGCCGAAAGTTTCCAACAGATCGAGTCAGAGGCTTCAATTCAGGAGTCGATCCAGCTTTTAACCCAAGCGTTAACAGTAGCCCAAAAAATAGGCGATGCCAAAGCCCAATCCTTTGCCCTAGGGAGCTTAGGACAGGTGTATGAATCAGCCGGAGACTACAGCACGGCGATGAATTTAACCCGCCAAGCTGAATTTAGCGCCCAGCAAATTCAATCCTTTGATAGTTTATATCGCTGGCAATGGCAAGCGGGGCGGATGCTGAAAGCCAGAGGTAACATCGCCTCAGCCATTTCTGCTTATGAAGGTGCGATCGCGACGTTGCAAAATATTCGCGGCGATTTAGTCACCAATAAAGAGCTACAACTAGATTTCCGGGAACAGGTTGAACCCATTTATCGAGAATTAATTGATTTACTCCTCAATGCTTCCAGTCGCGATTTGAGCGAAGTCAACTCCCAGGAAACGGTTTCACCCCTCAAAGAGGTGCTCGATATCGTCGAACTGCTCAAACTGGCAGAGTTGGAAAACTTTTTCGGCGATGAATGCGTGCAAGTCGCCAAAGATAAAGCTCAAAATGAGCAGGGGTTAGCCGATGCCAATGCTGCTGTTATCTATTCAATCATTTTGAACGATCGCACCGAAATGATCCTGCGATCGCCCAATGGTTCCCTGAAAAACTATCCTATCCCGATCAGCAAGGAAGAGATGGAAGCCGAGATCGAGCAGTTACGCTACTTTCTGGAACTACGCACCACAGAGCAGTATATCCCTCAAGCGCAGAAAATTTATAATCGGCTGATTCGTCCCATGGAAGCTGATCTAGCCGTCATGCAACCCAAGACGTTAGTCTTCATCAACGATGGCGTCTTGCGTCAGATACCCATGAGTGCGCTGCACGATGGTCAAAACTTTTTGATTGAGAAATATCCCATTGCGATTACTCCCAGTCTGTCATTAACCACCAGCCAACCGTTAGATCACAATCAGTTAAGAGCGCTGAGTCTGGGTTTAACTGTTGCCAAACCTCCCTTTGCCCCCCTGACGAATGTAGAAGCTGAGTTAAATGTGGTTGAAGAAATCTTAGGCGGGACAGAGTTAATTGATCAGGAATTTACATTCTCGAACTTGCAAGACAAACTACGACGCAAAAATTTTCCCGTGGTTCACATGGCAACCCATGGCAAATTTGGTGTTGATTCCCAGAGTACCTTTATCCTGGGTTATGATCAACAAATTAGTATTGAAGAACTCGACAATCTATTGCGGTCTCGCGGTCGTCGAGAAGCGGTCAAACTTCTCACCTTGAGTGCTTGCCAAACCGCGACGGGTAACAATCGTTCCGCTTTAGGAATTGCGGGTGTCGCTGTTCGAGCGGGTGTTGAGAGTGCTGTAGCGACGTTGTGGTATATCAATGATGAAGCAACTGTACCGCTGATTGCCGAATTTTATCGCCAACTGCGCCAACCGGATATCACCCGGGCAGAAGCGTTAAGACAGGCGCAGCTGAAGATGATTTCTAATGTCAATTATAATCATCCAGCCGTTTGGTCGCCGTTTATTCTGATTGGCAATTGGAGTTAG